From Anopheles arabiensis isolate DONGOLA chromosome 3, AaraD3, whole genome shotgun sequence, a single genomic window includes:
- the LOC120899812 gene encoding uncharacterized protein LOC120899812, whose product MVVFYSLLLFAACSSVASSSPSESCVVENELTSNPSTCNQYYRCLSGERILFSCTEGKVFNPSTKRCVTSDLYPCDETQPENTTAEPSLLCLHNPNGIVPHPSDCDKYIVCSGGLQTVQSCGYRENFSWKKLGCGEDVSCSEYFNGYARTLESVACNRQSLPLAEHPYEVGTYIDCGAQESVSCAEDTIFRWNYQRCLPGLVATNELQSAAPNCGAFGKSAHPYLCEKYFKCVFWISSLENCPADMIYSAVGNECVPGNFQTCTVNQ is encoded by the coding sequence ATGGTTGTTTTCTACAGTCTTCTGCTGTTCGCGGCTTGCTCCTCTGTTGCTTCAAGCAGTCCGTCCGAGTCTTGCGTGGTAGAGAATGAACTCACCTCGAATCCTTCGACCTGCAATCAGTACTACCGCTGTCTGAGTGGAGAACGGATCCTGTTCAGCTGTACAGAGGGCAAAGTGTTCAATCCCTCCACCAAACGGTGCGTTACATCCGACCTCTACCCGTGCGATGAGACACAACCGGAGAACACAACTGCGGAACCATCGTTGCTCTGTCTTCACAACCCAAATGGGATCGTTCCACACCCGTCCGATTGTGATAAGTACATCGTTTGCAGTGGAGGTTTGCAAACAGTGCAGTCCTGTGGATATCGGGAGAATTTTTCATGGAAGAAGTTAGGTTGTGGCGAAGACGTCTCTTGCAGTGAATACTTCAACGGGTACGCCAGAACGCTCGAATCAGTCGCGTGCAACCGACAATCACTCCCGCTGGCCGAACATCCTTACGAAGTTGGTACGTACATTGATTGTGGCGCTCAGGAGTCCGTCAGCTGTGCCGAAGATACAATCTTTCGCTGGAACTATCAGCGCTGTCTTCCGGGGCTGGTGGCAACGAACGAGTTGCAGAGTGCCGCACCTAATTGTGGCGCCTTTGGCAAAAGCGCACATCCTTATCTCTGTGAGAAGTACTTCAAGTGCGTCTTCTGGATCTCTTCACTAGAAAATTGCCCCGCGGATATGATCTACAGCGCAGTGGGCAATGAGTGTGTTCCGGGTAACTTCCAAACGTGCACCGTAAATCAGTAA
- the LOC120901213 gene encoding uncharacterized protein LOC120901213, whose product MRRKSRFEVVALVLLAFALPVKPDEKLAYSVAKNDHSIESVCVGVNAGIHPHPDPALCYVFITCTFEQSTAYQCAEGFVFDRAMLRCIPGDRDQCPERTEPDWDQFCSGVSYAFYAYPAVCWEFVFCSLGNANRYSCPMGEIWSQREGACLPGNWDTCELLELELSCQNRSNGVLPHPTDCTSFLECNNGQTTISECSRGEVFDQTLERCVAGNTETCVRADNVCRDRADGTVLAHPNECDLFMLCQGGQEVANPCPSGEILNVQAQFCVPGNADTCQFHPVETMCQNASVGAIYPHPNSCTQFVSCITSQGVTTFCPAGQIFHAPSGSCRVGNTNTCELIVDVCEGQADFSVLQHPSICSLFIWCQGGTVTAQPCPNGEILRPDAQFCVPGNQLTCEFDPIDRMCVGQIDSVSFPHPTECAKFVACLRGETLVQTCPKGSVYHASTRSCVPGNDDTCERFDSICSGRPDGIIPHPTTCNAFVYCTSGQAVFEQCGPGTIFKQGMSGCVVGNTETCTEAKTICTDHADHTLVGHPSECNLIVVCMMQQPTLRSCPVGEIFNSTTLLCIPGDLNTCQVHPVETMCRNRPYGAVYPHPSDCTQFVRCAGEQPNVQVCPAGHVLHHSSMSCRPGDTNTCEVMENVCQNQTDGVILQHPSLCGHFVWCQSGAITINPCPVGEILRPDVQFCVPGNLTTCEYAPIDRMCLGQADHIRFPHPTECASFVACQGQNGVVQSCPAGSVYSAKARSCMPGNEATCERFENICFGRPESMIAHPNTCTAYIHCSSNLAVYQQCAPGTVFEPSLGGCVVGNTETCTRNDGMCVGQPDGSILTHPNECDLYILCVSQQAA is encoded by the coding sequence ATGAGAAGAAAGTCTAGATTTGAAGTTGTGGCTCTAGTGCTGCTTGCTTTCGCCTTACCAGTAAAACCGGACGAAAAGCTAGCCTATTCCGTCGCTAAAAATGATCATTCGATCGAATCggtttgtgttggtgtgaaTGCCGGTATCCATCCGCATCCGGATCCTGCTCTGTGCTACGTTTTCATTACGTGCACATTCGAACAATCGACTGCTTACCAGTGTGCGGAGGGGTTTGTGTTTGATCGTGCCATGCTTCGCTGCATTCCTGGCGATCGCGATCAGTGTCCGGAGCGTACCGAGCCCGATTGGGATCAGTTCTGTTCGGGTGTTTCGTACGCGTTCTACGCCTATCCAGCGGTATGCTGGGAGTTTGTGTTCTGTTCGCTAGGCAATGCCAATCGCTACTCGTGCCCGATGGGTGAGATATGGTCACAGAGAGAAGGAGCTTGCCTACCCGGCAATTGGGATACCTGTGAGCTGTTGGAGTTGGAGCTATCCTGTCAAAACCGTTCAAATGGAGTGTTGCCTCATCCAACCGACTGCACCAGCTTTTTAGAGTGTAACAATGGCCAGACAACGATCAGTGAGTGTTCAAGGGGAGAAGTGTTTGACCAGACGCTGGAAAGGTGCGTTGCAGGCAATACGGAAACTTGCGTTCGCGCTGACAACGTCTGTAGAGATAGGGCCGATGGTACGGTACTGGCTCATCCGAATGAGTGTGATCTATTCATGCTCTGTCAAGGAGGACAGGAAGTGGCAAATCCTTGCCCATCGGGAGAAATATTAAACGTACAGGCCCAGTTCTGTGTCCCGGGCAATGCAGACACCTGCCAGTTTCATCCAGTCGAGACGATGTGCCAGAACGCGAGCGTAGGTGCGATCTATCCTCATCCGAATAGCTGTACGCAGTTTGTAAGTTGCATCACCAGTCAAGGAGTAACGACTTTCTGCCCGGCGGGACAGATTTTTCACGCACCGAGTGGATCTTGCCGAGTGGGCAATACCAATACTTGCGAATTGATCGTTGACGTGTGTGAAGGCCAAGCCGATTTCTCAGTGCTGCAACATCCGAGTATTTGCTCACTGTTTATTTGGTGTCAAGGTGGAACCGTAACCGCTCAACCGTGTCCTAATGGAGAAATCCTGCGCCCCGATGCACAGTTCTGTGTTCCAGGCAATCAACTTACCTGTGAGTTTGATCCCATCGATCGGATGTGTGTGGGACAGATTGATTCCGTAAGCTTCCCGCATCCAACCGAGTGTGCAAAGTTTGTGGCGTGTTTAAGAGGCGAAACTCTTGTGCAAACCTGTCCGAAAGGAAGTGTGTATCACGCTTCAACACGTTCCTGTGTTCCGGGAAACGACGACACTTGTGAGCGATTCGATAGCATCTGTTCCGGGCGCCCCGATGGTATCATACCGCACCCAACAACGTGTAACGCGTTCGTTTACTGTACGTCCGGGCAGGCCGTGTTCGAGCAGTGCGGTCCGGGCACGATCTTCAAGCAGGGGATGAGTGGTTGTGTGGTGGGCAACACGGAAACTTGCACCGAGGCGAAAACTATCTGTACCGATCACGCGGATCATACCCTTGTGGGTCATCCAAGCGAATGCAATCTTATCGTGGTGTGTATGATGCAACAACCAACCTTAAGGTCTTGTCCAGTGGGGGAAATATTTAACTCTACTACATTGCTTTGCATCCCGGGAGATCTGAACACCTGCCAGGTACATCCCGTAGAAACAATGTGCAGAAACCGGCCGTACGGAGCGGTTTATCCTCATCCGAGTGATTGTACACAGTTTGTTCGCTGTGCTGGCGAGCAGCCGAACGTCCAAGTGTGTCCCGCTGGGCATGTTCTGCACCATTCAAGTATGTCCTGTCGCCCGGGAGACACCAACACCTGTGAGGTGATGGAAAACGTGTGTCAAAATCAAACGGATGGCGTAATCCTGCAGCATCCAAGTCTCTGTGGACATTTCGTGTGGTGTCAGAGTGGTGCTATAACCATAAATCCTTGCCCCGTTGGGGAAATTCTTCGTCCGGATGTACAGTTCTGTGTTCCTGGCAATCTAACAACTTGTGAATACGCACCCATCGATCGTATGTGCTTGGGGCAGGCTGATCACATTCGCTTCCCGCATCCAACGGAATGTGCGTCGTTCGTAGCATGCCAGGGACAGAACGGTGTCGTCCAGAGTTGCCCAGCTGGCAGTGTGTACAGTGCTAAAGCACGCTCCTGTATGCCCGGCAATGAGGCCACTTGTGAGCGgtttgaaaatatttgcttTGGACGACCGGAAAGCATGATTGCTCATCCGAATACCTGTACAGCTTACATCCATTGCTCCTCCAACTTGGCAGTCTACCAGCAGTGTGCTCCAGGGACCGTTTTCGAGCCCAGCCTTGGAGGTTGCGTTGTTGGTAATACAGAAACATGCACACGGAATGATGGAATGTGTGTTGGGCAGCCCGATGGATCGATTCTTACACATCCCAACGAGTGTGATCTTTACATCTTATGTGTGTCCCAGCAGGCAGCT
- the LOC120899810 gene encoding protein obstructor-E-like — protein sequence MCHNKLNNAIYPHPNECWRFVQCSDGQGIVKDCPPGEILHGSTRTCRPGNTATCQFLDGVCQGRPDGWVIEHQSLCGHFIQCQQGVASVHSCPGGEILRPDAQLCVPGNPTSCVFDPVEKMCMGRPDGRVYPHPNNCTQYLRCQNSQPTLETCRPGTIFRATTQSCVAGNGDTCTFLDYSCAGRPDGVIPHPEGCALFLLCTSGFTAAFRCPEGEILHPEFLICAAGNADDCSLAPVTTEPSIISVCEGRPDGNYTHPLLCYMFIHCTNGATEIRSCPKDQIFVGAIRGCAPGNQESCIPL from the coding sequence ATGTGCCACAATAAGCTCAACAACGCAATTTATCCTCACCCTAACGAGTGCTGGCGGTTTGTGCAGTGCAGCGATGGGCAGGGTATCGTAAAAGATTGTCCTCCAGGGGAGATTCTACACGGTTCAACAAGAACTTGTCGACCGGGCAATACAGCAACCTGCCAGTTTCTTGATGGAGTGTGTCAAGGTCGCCCAGATGGATGGGTGATCGAGCATCAAAGTCTCTGTGGTCATTTCATTCAATGCCAGCAAGGTGTAGCATCGGTTCACTCGTGCCCTGGTGGAGAGATTCTACGCCCTGACGCTCAGTTATGTGTGCCGGGGAATCCTACCTCTTGTGTGTTTGATCCAGTAGAGAAAATGTGTATGGGACGGCCAGATGGACGCGTATATCCACATCCGAACAATTGTACACAGTACTTGCGCTGTCAAAATTCGCAACCAACGCTCGAGACTTGTCGTCCTGGAACCATCTTCCGCGCAACGACACAATCCTGCGTCGCTGGCAATGGTGATACGTGCACGTTCCTTGATTATTCGTGTGCAGGACGTCCCGATGGAGTGATACCTCATCCGGAGGGTTGTGCGCTGTTCCTGCTGTGCACATCGGGCTTTACGGCTGCTTTCCGCTGTCCGGAGGGTGAGATCTTACATCCGGAGTTCCTGATCTGTGCGGCAGGTAATGCTGATGACTGCTCGTTGGCTCCGGTCACTACTGAGCCATCGATCATTTCCGTTTGTGAGGGTCGTCCCGATGGAAACTACACGCATCCACTGCTGTGTTATATGTTTATTCATTGTACAAACGGAGCCACAGAGATTCGTTCCTGTCCAAAGGATCAGATCTTTGTTGGTGCTATTCGAGGTTGTGCGCCGGGCAATCAAGAATCGTGCATTCCGCTGTAA